One Trueperaceae bacterium genomic window, CCGTTGCTGAAGGACTGGGTTATGACGAAGTCAATCTTAATGTTGGTTGTCCTAGCAATCGTGTACAAGAGGCTAATTTTGGGGCCTGCTTAATGAAGATTCCTGAAAAAGTGGCTGAAGGCGTTCAAGCCATGCGTAATGCAGTGAATATTCCAGTTACGGTTAAACATAGGATTGGCGTAGACGATAAAGACCACTATAAAGATCTCGCTCATTTTGTGCAGATTGTTGCGGAATCAGGAGCGCAACGATTCTCAATACATGCCAGGAAGGCGTGGCTTTCAGGTTTAAGCCCTAAGGAGAACAGGGAAATACCGCCCCTTCGATATGAAGATGTTTACCGACTTAAAAGTGAATATCCCCAGTTAACTATCGACATCAATGGTGGAGTTACGAAAATAGATCAAATACGGAAACATTTGGAAAACGTAGATGGTGTAATGGTTGGACGAGCTGTCTACCAGGACCCATTTTTATTTGCTACGGTTGATCAAGAGTTTTACGGTTCTACTAAGTTCTGTCCGAGTCGGCGGGAGGTTATTGAGGGAACAATTGCTTACGCAGAAATGTGGTTAGAGCAAGGTCAAGAGCTTAGGCGAATTTGTCGGCACCTTATCGGCTTGATGAAAGGATGTAAAGGCGCAAGAAGTTGGAGGAGGACTCTCAGTGAGGGATTTTGCAAGGTCCAAGCAGGAACTGAAGTGTTATTAGCTGCTATCGAAACGGTGCCGGATAATGTTCTTGATGATAGGCCCCTAATCAAAGAAGCTTAGAGTTACAAATACCTTCGACAATAGTTGTTATTCCACAGATATTCCTGAGATTATGCGCTCCTAGGAAATATGGAGAGAGCTCTACAAGGTTCCGAGTCACGCGACTACCTCTCGGAACTTATTCGTCCGAATAGTAAGTCTCCTATTTCAAATTCGTCTGGGGAGCCAGTCGGGTTGTTGAAGCTCTGATAAACTCCATTGTATGGAAAGCTACTGGCTACGAGGAAT contains:
- a CDS encoding tRNA dihydrouridine(20/20a) synthase DusA; the protein is MMDRTDRHFRAFMRLISSKALLYSEMITTSAILHGNRQHLLGFSAQEKPLSLQLGGDDPRALAECATVAEGLGYDEVNLNVGCPSNRVQEANFGACLMKIPEKVAEGVQAMRNAVNIPVTVKHRIGVDDKDHYKDLAHFVQIVAESGAQRFSIHARKAWLSGLSPKENREIPPLRYEDVYRLKSEYPQLTIDINGGVTKIDQIRKHLENVDGVMVGRAVYQDPFLFATVDQEFYGSTKFCPSRREVIEGTIAYAEMWLEQGQELRRICRHLIGLMKGCKGARSWRRTLSEGFCKVQAGTEVLLAAIETVPDNVLDDRPLIKEA